The Maylandia zebra isolate NMK-2024a linkage group LG7, Mzebra_GT3a, whole genome shotgun sequence genome contains a region encoding:
- the lonp2 gene encoding lon protease homolog 2, peroxisomal: protein MVSGGAIQIPSRLPLLLTHEGVLLPGSTVRFSVDSPRNMHLVRERLLKGTSLKSTIIGVIPNTRDPEHDTDDLPTLHKIGTAGIAVQVVGSNWPKPHYTLLITGLCRFSVSSLLKERPFVLAEVKQLDQLERYTTPQRDATATDDGELGELSEKFYQAAVQLLGMLDMSVPVVAKFRRLLDSLPRETLPDVVASMIRTSNKEKLQVLDALSLEERFKKALPMLTRQIEGLKLLQKTRKTSPDNEKRVLVRKGTVFPGRQFNLDEEDEDDDGDDTAALERKVHGANMPEAALKICLKELKRLKKMPQSMPEYALTRNYLDLMVELPWSKSTKDCLDIRAARTLLDNDHYAMNKLKRRVLEYLAVRQLKTSLKGPILCFVGPPGVGKTSVGRSIARTLGREFHRIALGGVCDQSDIRGHRRTYVGSMPGRIINGLKTVGVNNPVFLLDEVDKLGKSLQGDPAAALLEVLDPEQNHGFTDHYLNVAFDLSQVLFIATANTTATIPPALLDRMEVLEVPGYTQEEKVEIAHRHLIPNQLEQHGLTPQQLHIPQSTTPDIISRYTREAGVRSLERKIGAICRAVAVKVAEGHTLTKTETLTPENSKQHGDKAAPPELPIVIDHIALKDILGPPVFEMEVSERLTLPGVALGLAWTPLGGEIMFVEASRMEGEGQLTLTGQLGDVMKESAHLAISWLRANAKTYQLTNMVGGSDPLEGTDIHLHFPAGAVTKDGPSAGVTIVTCLASLFSGRLVRSDVAMTGEITLRGLVLPVGGIKDKVLAAHRAGVKRVILPKRNEKDLEELPANVRANLDFITATNLDEVLNASFDGGFPGVSSTSAHPQLTSKL from the exons ATGGTCTCCGGCGGTGCAATTCAGATACCGAGCCGTCTCCCGTTGCTGCTGACCCACGAAGGAGTTCTTCTCCCGGGCTCCACGGTCAGGTTCAGCGTGGACTCCCCACGGAACATGCACCTTGTCCGAGAGCGGCTGCTGAAGGGGACTTCGCTGAAAAGCACCATCATAGGGGTGATTCCTAACACCAGAGACCCGGAGCACGACACCGACGACCTCCCCACGTTGCACAA aaTTGGTACAGCAGGGATTGCAGTGCAGGTAGTGGGCAGTAACTGGCCCAAACCTCACTATACCCTCCTCATCACTGGACTGTGCCGATTCAGTGTATCGAGTCTGTTAAAAGAGCGACCCTTTGTCCTGGCAGAG gtGAAGCAGTTAGATCAGTTGGAGCGGTATACGACCCCACAAAGAGATGCCACCGCAACAGATGATGGAGAGCTGGGGGAGCTGTCGGAGAAGTTCTACCAGGCTGCtgtacag ttgttAGGTATGTTAGACATGTCTGTTCCAGTCGTGGCCAAGTTCAGGCGCCTCTTGGACAGTCTGCCGAGGGAAACTCTACCTGACGTTGTTGCCTCGATGATCCGCACCTCAAACAAGGAGAAACTCCAG GTCCTGGATGCATTGAGTTTGGAAGAGCGCTTTAAGAAGGCCCTGCCCATGCTGACCAGACAGATAGAGGGACTAAAACTGCTGCAGAAAACCAGGAAGACGAGTCCTGATAATGAGAAGAGG GTGTTGGTGCGGAAAGGTACAGTGTTCCCAGGTCGACAGTTCAATCTggatgaggaggatgaagatgatgatggtgatgacacAGCAGCCTTGGAGAGGAAGGTTCATGGGGCAAACATGCCTGAAGCTGCCCTCAAAATTTGCCTGAAAGAACTCAAAAG ATTGAAGAAGATGCCTCAGTCAATGCCTGAGTATGCCCTGACCAGAAACTACTTGGACCTGATGGTGGAGTTGCCATGGAGCAAAAGCACCAAAG ACTGCCTGGACATCCGAGCTGCACGTACCCTATTGGACAACGATCACTACGCCATGAACAAGCTGAAGAGACGCGTCCTGGAGTATTTAGCTGTCAGGCAGCTGAAGACATCACTCAAG GGCCCCATCTTATGTTTTGTGGGCCCTCCTGGAGTCGGTAAGACGAGTGTAGGACGCTCGATTGCCCGAACTCTGGGCAGAGAATTTCACCGAATTGCTTTGGGAGGCGTCTGTGACCAGTCTGACATCCGAGGACACAG GCGTACATATGTAGGGAGCATGCCCGGCCGCATTATCAATGGTTTGAAGACAGTGGGCGTCAATAATCCCGTCTTCCTTCTGGATGAGGTGGACAAGCTGGGGAAGAGCCTGCAAGGGGACcctgcagctgctctgctggAG GTCCTGGACCCAGAGCAGAACCACGGCTTCACAGACCATTACCTGAATGTGGCCTTTGACCTCTCACAAGTGCTCTTCATCGCTACAGCAAACACTACAGCGACCATTCCCCCGGCCCTGCTTGACAGGATGGAGGTGCTGGAGGTACCAG GCTACACCCAGGAGGAGAAGGTGGAGATTGCTCACCGCCACCTGATTCCAAACCAGCTGGAGCAGCATGGGTTAACCCCTCAACAGCTGCATATACCTCAGAGCACCACACCGGACATAATCAGCAG GTACACCCGAGAAGCAGGTGTGCGCTCACTAGAAAGGAAGATCGGGGCGATCTGCCGAGCTGTAGCTGTCAAGGTTGCCGAGGGTCACACACTCACCAAGACAGAGACTTTGACCCCTGAAAACTCAAAACAGCATGGAG ACAAGGCAGCACCTCCAGAGTTGCCCATAGTGATTGATCATATCGCACTGAAAGACATCCTGGGGCCTCCAGTGTTTGAAATGGAG GTCTCTGAGCGGCTCACCCTGCCTGGTGTAGCTCTCGGCCTGGCCTGGACGCCGCTTGGTGGGGAGATCATGTTTGTGGAGGCCAGTCGGATGGAGGGAGAAGGTCAGCTCACTCTCACGGGTCAGCTGGGAGACGTTATGAAAGAATCTGCCCACTTGGCCATCAGCTGGCTCAGAGCGAATGCTAAAACCTACCAGCTCACAAACA TGGTGGGGGGTTCAGATCCTTTAGAGGGGACAGACATCCACCTCCACTTCCCCGCTGGAGCCGTCACCAAAGATGGCCCCTCTGCTGGTGTTACAATCGTCACCTGCCTGGCTTCACTGTTTAGCGGCCGACTGGTCAGATCAGACGTCGCCATGACTGGAGAGATCACGTTAAGAGGGCTTGTGCTGCCA GTGGGCGGGATTAAGGACAAGGTGCTGGCTGCACACAGGGCAGGAGTGAAGCGCGTCATCCTCCCGAAACGCAACGAGAAAGACCTGGAGGAGCTTCCAGCAAACGTCAGAGCCAACCTCGACTTTATCACAGCCACAAACCTGGACGAGGTGCTCAACGCCTCTTTCGATGGAGGGTTTCCGGGAGTAAGCAGCACGAGTGCACACCCTCAGCTCACCAGCAAACTGTAA